In one Mus caroli chromosome 14, CAROLI_EIJ_v1.1, whole genome shotgun sequence genomic region, the following are encoded:
- the LOC110309674 gene encoding ral guanine nucleotide dissociation stimulator-like: MFLCCLRTTRGSGHKKNNREGRGGVWRRRVHSSLRHLWPFARKKTNHKDQGENVSAPEDPREHCTQSHVSADTLKKLVNHLVPSLQSGDPFFIPAFLSTYRRFATTLQVLNLLFKRYEYFRPNSEEDEQVKNTLCSFLNTWMDKNTEDFCQTSDLLPLNYLKTYLSMNMPDSDLNVRVTRLLTQLQKEQANVSQAKDEYDSDLESNTSSYPELEGY; encoded by the exons ATGTTCCTTTGCTGTCTTCGGACTACTCGAGGCTCAGgccacaagaaaaacaacagggaAGGCCGTGGTGGTGTCTGGAGGCGTAGGGTTCACTCTTCGCTTCGACACCTCTGGCCATTtgccagaaagaaaacaaaccacaaagaCCAG GGTGAGAATGTATCCGCCCCAGAAGATCCGAGGGAGCACTGTACACAGTCACACGTCAGTGCCGACACATTGAAAAAGCTGGTGAACCACTTGGTCCCTTCCCTGCAGAGTGGGGACCCTTTCTTCATCCCTGCATTTCTCTCCACATACAGAAGGTTTGCCACCACCCTGCAGGTGCTAAATCTGCTGTTCAAACG CTATGAATACTTCCGCCCTAATTCTGAAGAGGATGAACAAGTAAAGAACACCCTCTGTAGCTTCCTGAACACATGGATGGACAAGAACACTGAGGACTTCTGTCAGACCTCAGACCTGCTCCCTCTAAATTATCTGAAGACCTACTTGAGCATGAACATGCCAGATTCGGATCTTAATGTCCGTGTCACTAGGCTCCTGACCCAGTTGCAGAAAGAACAGGCCAATGTTTCACAGGCCAAAGATGAGTATGACTCAGATCTGGAGAGCAACACATCCTCATACCCAGAGCTTGAAGGATATTGA